The Candidatus Methylomirabilota bacterium nucleotide sequence GCGACGATCGCCGGATCGACGCGCATGACGACGTAGCCTCCCACTGCGCCCGCGCCGAAGCCGGGGGCGAACACGCGCAGCGGGCGGTCGAGGAGGCCCTCGCGGACGGCGTCGTGAATGGCGATGGGGATGCTGGCCGCCGAGGTGTTCCCCACGCGCTCGATGTTGAAGTAGCAGCGCGCGGGATCGATCCCGGCCGCGGTGGCCAGCTTCACCACCATCGTCTTGTTGGCCTGGTGGGGCACGATGAGGTCGATGGCGTCCATCAGCGAGCCGGAGGTCCCGTCCGGGTGCGGCAGCGCGCGCAGCTCGCCGATCATCTGGGTGAGGTAGCGCTTGACCAGCGCGCGCACCTCCGGTCCGTAGACGGTGATGTTGTTGTCGAAGTCGGGGTTGGGCCAGATGATGGAGTTTACCTCGCTCATCGGTCCACTGGCGTAGGTCTGGAACACCTCGATGTCCGGCGGCGCCCCCTCCGGGGCCGGGCCCACCACGACCGCGCCGGCGCCGTCACCGAAGATCATGCGGGAGGTGCGCACGGTGCCGATCTTGTCGGAGAACCTCTCGGCGCAGACCACGAGCACCGGGCGCTCGACCTCCTGGAGCAAGCGCACCGCCTCGGCCAGACCATAGGGGAACCCGGCGCAGGCGGCGATGATGTCGCAGGAGGCGTGGGTCTGGAAGATCCCCAGCTGGCCGGAGAGCCAGGTGGCCACCGACGGGATGATCTTGGTCGTCGTGCAGGAGCAGAAGAGCACGGCGCCGATCTCCTCGGGCCGGCGTCCGGACTTTTCGAGCGCCCGCTGGGCCGCCAGCAGCGCGAGGTGGTCGAGATCGAGCTCGGTGTACCGGCGCTGGGCGATGCCGGTCTTGGCCAGGATGTCGACCGCGGTCATCGGTGACCAGCAGTAGGCGGCGTTCCGGATGAGGTCGTCGTTGGTGCAGACGTGCTCGCCCTTCCGGACCCCCAGGGCTTCCAGACGCGGCATGATGGTGAAGCGCCGGGCGACCTCGACGGGTGGATAGGGCGTCGCCGGAGGGCGGGACTCGACCGGCGCCGGCCGGGCCAGCCGCTGGCGCCGTCCGCCCTTCACGCGACGGATGAAGTCGAGCACCGCTTCCTGGCGGGGATAGAAGACGACCACGAAGTCGTCGGGGGCGAGCTTGCCCACCTCGATCAGGCGCGTCTTCGACCGGTCCCACCGGTACTGGTTGTGCAGGACCATCGCCTGCCGCAGCAGCGCCTCCAGCTCGGGCACCTCGTGGTGACATTCGATGATGTCGTCGTAGGCGTAGCCCGGGTAGTCGGGGTCGTAGGCCAGCAGGTGATAGGTCAGTCGGCGCGGATCGGCGAGGATCTCCGCCACCGTCGGCTTGATGGCGGGAAGCTCGGCGCCGGCCCACAGCTTGTGGCGGAACACGTCGAACAGGATGCGGGACACCTTGTCCTCGGTGGCCTCGTCCCACGAGGGCTTGAGCGTCCGGTAGCCGGCCTCGAGCGCCGCCGCCAGCTCACTGCCGTCCCACGGCTTGAAGACCGGCAGGAACACGTCGTCGCGCTGGCGGGGGACGTCGCGCCAGCGCACGGGCCGCTTTTCGTACATGGTCATGGCGTAGCGGTTCACCCAGAAGAGGTTGAGGGCGACGTCCCGCAGCACATCGTAGCGTCCCTGGTAGCTCCCCGACTCCAGCCGGGCCACGACCTCCGCCTCCGTCGGCGCCTTCTCCTCGAAGTCGCGCTTGATGACGGCGGCGAACTGCTCCAGCGTCTGGAACACGGAGAAGTCGAGCTCGGGGAAGAAGTTGAAAGGAAGGACGATGCGTCCGTAGCGGTTGACGACGAAGGGTTTCATTGCAGAACCTCGACGGCAAACTTTGCCGGATGATAACACACGTGCTACAAGGCGAAGGTCATGCCGTCGCCCTACCGATGGGTCATCCTCGGGGTCACGGTCTTCGCGTTCATGCAGACCCACCTGCACCGCATGGCCTTCGCCCCGCTCATCCCCAGCTTCGTCGGCGAGCTCGGGCTCACCTACGCGGCGGCGGGCACGGTCCAGACCGCGTACTTCTGGACCTACA carries:
- a CDS encoding 3-oxoacyl-[acyl-carrier-protein] synthase III C-terminal domain-containing protein, giving the protein MKPFVVNRYGRIVLPFNFFPELDFSVFQTLEQFAAVIKRDFEEKAPTEAEVVARLESGSYQGRYDVLRDVALNLFWVNRYAMTMYEKRPVRWRDVPRQRDDVFLPVFKPWDGSELAAALEAGYRTLKPSWDEATEDKVSRILFDVFRHKLWAGAELPAIKPTVAEILADPRRLTYHLLAYDPDYPGYAYDDIIECHHEVPELEALLRQAMVLHNQYRWDRSKTRLIEVGKLAPDDFVVVFYPRQEAVLDFIRRVKGGRRQRLARPAPVESRPPATPYPPVEVARRFTIMPRLEALGVRKGEHVCTNDDLIRNAAYCWSPMTAVDILAKTGIAQRRYTELDLDHLALLAAQRALEKSGRRPEEIGAVLFCSCTTTKIIPSVATWLSGQLGIFQTHASCDIIAACAGFPYGLAEAVRLLQEVERPVLVVCAERFSDKIGTVRTSRMIFGDGAGAVVVGPAPEGAPPDIEVFQTYASGPMSEVNSIIWPNPDFDNNITVYGPEVRALVKRYLTQMIGELRALPHPDGTSGSLMDAIDLIVPHQANKTMVVKLATAAGIDPARCYFNIERVGNTSAASIPIAIHDAVREGLLDRPLRVFAPGFGAGAVGGYVVMRVDPAIVA